In one window of Candidatus Chromulinivoraceae bacterium DNA:
- a CDS encoding AraC family transcriptional regulator codes for MTGDYKAADSGRIIGARLFSGAFHALWQKSLADLYNTTIPLRQVFPDVNDAFIEKLLLQPDEVAVYRLAELIQSKKPLADRNIELVDEIISAIETDNLQDVKAVAQRFGKSERRLQQLFQEYVGIGIKWLLQRNRLIEAAVFIRDEDSPNWAALAFDLGYSSQQHFITDFKHVIGKTPIQYKKSLTNNP; via the coding sequence GTGACAGGAGACTACAAGGCAGCCGATTCGGGCAGAATTATTGGCGCTCGCCTTTTCTCTGGTGCTTTTCATGCGCTTTGGCAAAAATCTCTTGCAGATCTTTATAATACGACCATTCCTCTTAGGCAAGTATTTCCTGATGTTAACGACGCCTTCATCGAGAAACTTCTATTACAACCAGATGAAGTTGCAGTATATAGGTTGGCTGAACTTATTCAGTCTAAAAAGCCACTTGCGGATCGCAATATTGAACTCGTGGATGAAATAATCAGTGCCATTGAAACGGATAACTTGCAGGATGTTAAGGCGGTTGCCCAAAGATTCGGAAAAAGCGAACGCCGGCTGCAACAACTTTTTCAGGAATATGTTGGTATTGGTATCAAGTGGTTACTCCAAAGAAACCGACTCATAGAAGCGGCTGTTTTTATTCGTGATGAAGATTCTCCTAACTGGGCGGCCTTAGCGTTTGATCTTGGGTATAGTAGCCAACAACACTTTATAACTGATTTCAAACATGTTATAGGCAAGACACCTATACAGTACAAGAAGTCTTTAACGAATAATCCGTGA